One window of Lacerta agilis isolate rLacAgi1 chromosome 14, rLacAgi1.pri, whole genome shotgun sequence genomic DNA carries:
- the LOC117058155 gene encoding NACHT, LRR and PYD domains-containing protein 1-like codes for MVAGPLLNIQADPVESVSAIQFPHFLCLAGKKGSRVRIAHFVGRMMSLQKPARVGPLHAVLENPKLYPCGAVFKKLWYKQKIKVHAVALLYEKLEVPAPKFHLYLLPNDSSFRKAVHEYEVKCHSRKMQKNPVPMKPLKIGSRFFVRKLDDVTVYPKELKLNYLNADMKQQCIELCAQHIQDELELNLINKKDELVWKACVRHDELTSVLLPAQEDLKPSVLHSAQDAHPSSSSDCHFIEQHREQLIQRTTNVAAVLDMLYGQILDEEQYQKISSRETNQEKMRELYTLVPGWNHYCKDQLYKALKAKNRFLIADLEWS; via the exons ATGGTTGCCGGCCCTTTGCTCAACATCCAAGCAGATCCGGTCGAGTCTGTGTCAGCTATTCAGTTCCCTCACTTCCTGTGCCTTGCAG GTAAAAAGGGTTCCCGAGTCCGCATAGCACATTTTGTCGGTAGGATGATGAGTCTGCAGAAGCCAGCCAGAGTCGGACCACTTCATGCTGTGTTGGAAAACCCCAAGTTATATCCTTGTGGAGCAGTTTTCAAAAAGTTATGGTATAAGCAAAAGATAAAGGTGCACGCTGTGGCCCTGCTCTATGAAAAGCTGGAAGTCCCTGCTCCAAAATTCCACCTGTACCTCCTCCCCAATGACTCTTCCTTTAGAAAG GCTGTCCATGAGTATGAAGTGAAGTGCCATTCacgaaaaatgcaaaaaaatcctGTGCCCATGAAACCTCTTAAGATTGGCTCTCGCTTCTTTGTGCGGAAGTTAGATGATGTCACAGTCTATCCGAAG GAACTGAAGTTAAACTACCTGAATGCAGACATGAAACAGCAGTGCATTGAACTGTGTGCTCAGCACATACAGGATGAACTGGAGCTCAACCTGATAAATAAGAAGGATGAACTTGTGTGGAAGGCCTGTGTGAGACACG ATGAGTTGACTTCTGTTCTGCTCCCAGCACAag AAGACTTGAAGCCTTCTGTTTTGCACTCAGCACAAG ATGCTCATCCATCCAGCTCCTCTGACTGCCATTTCATTGAACAGCACCGGGAACAGCTGATCCAGCGGACCACCAACGTTGCAGCAGTCCTGGATATGCTGTACGGCCAAATCCTGGATGAAGAACAGTACCAAAAAATCTCTTCGAGGGAAACTAACCAAGAAAAAATGAGGGAACTCTACACGCTGGTGCCTGGCTGGAACCACTATTGCAAGGATCAGCTCTACAAGGCATTGAAGGCCAAAAACAGGTTCCTTATTGCTGACCTTGAATGGAGCTGA